One region of Chryseobacterium sp. SORGH_AS_0447 genomic DNA includes:
- a CDS encoding TCR/Tet family MFS transporter has protein sequence MENSKKKAAIGFIFITLLIDVIGLGIIIPVIPKLIEELIHGNVREAAKYGGWLSFAYAFTQFVFSPVVGNLSDKFGRRPIILISLFGFTVDYIFLAIAPTIWLLFVGRVIAGITGASFTTASAYIADISTDEDRAKNFGLIGAAFGLGFIIGPLIGGALGHFGARMPFYAAAILCLVNFLYGYFILPESLDKDKRREFDWKRANPIGSLKFLFRHPELSGLVAALFLVYVAGHAVQSNWSFFTIGQFKWSEFTVGVSLGVVGILVALVQGVLIRWTTPKLGEYKSIYIGLGMYAMGMLLFSFATEGWMMFAILIPYCLGGICGPSLQSVITKNVAANEQGELQGALTSLMSVTSTIGPPLMASLYYQFSKDDSSLKFPGAPFFLAFILMSVSVVITYFNFKRKGIKNQEI, from the coding sequence ATGGAAAATTCGAAGAAAAAGGCGGCCATTGGCTTTATCTTTATTACCCTGCTGATTGATGTAATTGGCCTGGGAATTATTATCCCTGTGATTCCGAAGCTTATTGAGGAGCTCATCCACGGAAATGTAAGAGAAGCTGCAAAATACGGCGGCTGGCTGAGTTTTGCATATGCCTTTACCCAGTTCGTATTTTCTCCCGTGGTCGGAAACCTGAGTGATAAATTCGGAAGAAGGCCGATTATTCTGATATCCCTTTTCGGGTTTACCGTAGACTATATTTTCCTGGCTATTGCTCCTACGATCTGGCTGCTTTTTGTCGGAAGAGTTATTGCCGGGATTACCGGTGCGAGTTTTACGACGGCCAGTGCTTATATTGCCGATATTTCTACAGATGAAGACCGCGCAAAAAACTTCGGGCTTATTGGGGCTGCATTCGGCTTGGGCTTTATTATTGGTCCGCTGATTGGCGGCGCTTTGGGACATTTCGGGGCGAGAATGCCTTTTTATGCAGCGGCGATATTATGTCTTGTTAATTTCCTTTATGGTTATTTTATCCTTCCTGAAAGTCTGGATAAGGATAAAAGAAGGGAATTCGACTGGAAACGCGCCAATCCCATCGGATCGCTTAAATTTTTGTTCAGGCATCCCGAGCTTTCCGGGCTGGTAGCTGCTCTTTTTCTTGTATATGTCGCGGGCCACGCCGTGCAGAGCAACTGGAGCTTTTTTACCATCGGTCAGTTTAAATGGAGCGAATTTACCGTTGGAGTCTCTTTGGGAGTTGTCGGTATCCTTGTCGCGCTTGTACAGGGTGTTCTGATCAGATGGACAACCCCGAAACTTGGGGAATACAAAAGTATCTACATAGGTCTTGGCATGTATGCGATGGGGATGCTGCTGTTTTCTTTTGCCACAGAGGGCTGGATGATGTTTGCCATTCTTATTCCTTACTGTCTGGGCGGAATCTGCGGACCGTCCCTGCAATCTGTAATCACCAAAAATGTTGCTGCCAATGAGCAGGGAGAACTGCAGGGGGCATTAACCAGCCTGATGAGCGTTACCTCCACGATTGGCCCGCCGCTGATGGCCAGCCTGTATTATCAGTTCAGTAAAGACGATTCTTCCCTGAAATTTCCGGGAGCACCTTTTTTCCTGGCATTTATTTTAATGTCGGTCAGCGTAGTGATTACGTATTTTAATTTTAAAAGAAAAGGAATTAAAAATCAGGAGATTTAA
- the secD gene encoding protein translocase subunit SecD: MQGKGLITIVAIVLGLICLNELLPTWYAGKIERQATAVAGDNPEKYQKEIAKLSKDTLNLGFTKLYYTKAQEKEMKLGLDLKGGINVLLEINQRDLVNDLTNYSTNPILIEALNKTDEVQKNSTKSYIDNFFEQFDAINRAKGTNLKLADPELFGNTTLTEVKYNTPDDQVKNIVKRKIDASVGTAFEVIRTRIDKLGAIQPNVQRVPGTARISVEMPGMKDIDKVKKMLQTSAKLQFWEVQQVPEVAPYFQTLTSVIAAKGDSMGVAKSTNFMNLLHIDKLRTNGVANVKLSDTAAVNKILNSKVAQSLRPANIKYTQFMWGYKPEANDAESLVLYAIRGNINQKAPVDGAVESANIGYDELSRVVVDMQMDSKGAKEWKTLTEKNVGKPVAVTLDNRVYTAPNVVNAIPNGRTQISGNFSQEEAKELVDVLGAGKLPAGAKVVQATVVGPSLGQEAIDSGLMSFIIAFAIIIVYIIFYYGGAGVYAVIAMVINLFYIFGIMDSGDFTLTLPGIAGIVLTMAVAVDTNVIIYERTKEELFAGKSILEAYKDGFKHALNAIIDGHTTTFLTAVVLFFFGTGPIKGFALTLMIGIAMTLFTSVLLSRAMIFSRLNKGKGLSVWTPATKNLFRNTWIDFIGKRKYAYIFSAILTVVCIISIATHGFKYGIDFTGGRNYVVRFDKNVKAEDIEEKLVALFKTKDGKNSSVEAKTFGNEKQLKISTDYLIEDESLKADQIIEQKLFEGLKSNLPAGTTLKDFKSADKDHAGIVSSEKVGPSVADDIQVHGIYAVVAALAMIFIYILVRFRKWQFSLGAVAALFHDAVIILGAYSLLHKYMPFNMEINQDFVAAILTVLGYSINDTVIIFDRIREYLREKKSLTLAGLFDDSISSTLGRTFNTSFTTILVILAIFIFGGDNLRGFMFAMLIGIGFGTYSSIFVASAIAYDFLKTGKEDEVHGKTTTTKEVLASK; this comes from the coding sequence ATGCAAGGAAAAGGACTTATTACAATTGTTGCTATTGTACTAGGGTTAATTTGCTTAAACGAGCTATTACCAACATGGTACGCCGGCAAAATTGAAAGGCAGGCAACTGCTGTTGCAGGAGACAATCCGGAAAAGTATCAGAAAGAGATTGCAAAACTTTCGAAGGATACGCTGAATCTGGGATTCACTAAACTTTATTACACCAAAGCCCAAGAGAAGGAAATGAAGCTTGGTCTTGACCTTAAAGGCGGGATCAACGTTCTTTTGGAGATCAACCAGAGGGATCTTGTGAATGATTTAACGAATTATTCTACTAACCCGATTCTGATCGAGGCTTTAAACAAAACGGATGAAGTTCAGAAGAATTCCACAAAATCTTACATCGACAATTTCTTTGAGCAGTTCGATGCAATCAACAGAGCTAAAGGTACAAACCTAAAGTTGGCGGATCCGGAGCTTTTCGGAAATACTACGCTTACGGAAGTAAAGTACAACACGCCTGATGATCAGGTAAAAAACATCGTCAAAAGAAAAATCGATGCTTCTGTAGGAACAGCTTTCGAAGTAATCAGAACCAGAATCGATAAGCTTGGAGCGATCCAGCCGAACGTTCAGAGAGTTCCGGGTACTGCGAGAATTTCTGTGGAAATGCCGGGGATGAAGGACATCGATAAAGTGAAGAAGATGCTTCAGACCTCTGCAAAACTGCAGTTCTGGGAAGTACAGCAGGTTCCTGAAGTAGCACCTTATTTCCAGACATTAACTTCGGTTATCGCTGCAAAAGGAGATTCTATGGGAGTGGCTAAGAGCACGAACTTCATGAATCTTTTACACATCGACAAGTTAAGAACCAATGGGGTAGCCAATGTAAAATTATCTGACACAGCTGCTGTAAACAAAATCTTGAACAGCAAAGTGGCTCAGTCTTTACGTCCTGCCAACATAAAATATACCCAATTTATGTGGGGATACAAGCCTGAAGCTAATGATGCGGAAAGCCTTGTATTATATGCGATCAGAGGAAACATCAACCAGAAAGCTCCGGTAGACGGTGCTGTGGAAAGTGCAAACATCGGCTATGACGAATTAAGCAGAGTTGTAGTAGATATGCAGATGGATTCCAAAGGTGCTAAAGAATGGAAAACCCTTACCGAGAAAAACGTAGGGAAGCCGGTAGCGGTTACCTTAGATAACAGGGTATACACGGCACCGAACGTTGTAAATGCCATTCCAAACGGTAGAACACAGATCTCCGGAAACTTCTCTCAGGAAGAGGCGAAAGAATTGGTAGACGTTTTAGGAGCAGGAAAATTGCCGGCGGGTGCAAAAGTAGTTCAGGCTACGGTAGTAGGTCCGTCATTAGGGCAGGAAGCTATTGATTCCGGTTTAATGTCATTCATCATTGCATTTGCTATCATTATCGTTTACATTATTTTCTACTACGGTGGAGCGGGTGTATATGCGGTAATTGCAATGGTTATCAACTTATTCTACATTTTCGGAATTATGGATTCGGGTGACTTTACCCTAACCCTTCCGGGGATCGCAGGTATCGTTCTGACGATGGCAGTCGCGGTCGACACGAACGTAATTATTTACGAAAGAACAAAAGAAGAATTATTTGCAGGGAAAAGTATCCTGGAAGCGTACAAAGACGGTTTCAAACATGCTTTGAATGCGATTATCGACGGTCACACGACTACGTTCTTAACTGCAGTTGTATTGTTCTTCTTCGGAACAGGACCTATTAAAGGTTTTGCACTGACGTTAATGATCGGTATTGCGATGACGTTATTCACCTCCGTACTTCTTTCCAGAGCAATGATCTTCTCGAGATTAAATAAAGGAAAAGGACTTTCCGTATGGACTCCGGCAACGAAAAACCTGTTCAGAAATACCTGGATCGATTTCATTGGAAAGAGAAAGTATGCTTATATCTTCTCAGCTATTTTAACGGTAGTTTGTATCATTTCTATCGCTACACACGGCTTCAAATACGGTATCGACTTTACCGGAGGTAGAAACTATGTCGTGCGATTCGATAAAAATGTAAAAGCTGAAGATATTGAAGAAAAATTAGTAGCACTTTTCAAAACGAAAGATGGGAAAAACTCTTCTGTTGAGGCTAAAACTTTCGGAAACGAAAAGCAGTTAAAAATCTCTACGGATTATCTTATCGAAGACGAATCTCTGAAAGCTGACCAGATTATCGAACAGAAATTGTTTGAAGGTTTAAAATCAAACTTACCTGCCGGAACCACCCTGAAAGATTTCAAATCTGCAGACAAGGATCACGCCGGAATTGTTTCTTCCGAAAAAGTAGGACCTTCTGTTGCTGATGATATTCAGGTGCACGGAATCTACGCCGTTGTAGCTGCGTTGGCAATGATCTTCATATACATTTTGGTACGATTCAGAAAATGGCAGTTCTCTTTAGGTGCAGTAGCAGCCTTGTTCCACGATGCGGTAATTATTCTTGGAGCTTATTCATTGCTTCATAAATATATGCCGTTCAACATGGAGATCAACCAGGATTTTGTTGCTGCGATTCTTACGGTATTGGGATACTCTATCAACGATACGGTAATTATCTTCGACAGAATCAGGGAGTACCTGAGAGAGAAGAAATCTTTAACATTGGCAGGATTATTCGATGACTCTATTTCGAGCACATTGGGTAGAACATTCAACACCTCATTCACTACCATTTTGGTGATCCTGGCGATCTTCATCTTTGGTGGAGATAACCTGAGAGGATTTATGTTTGCGATGTTAATCGGTATCGGATTTGGTACTTATTCATCGATCTTCGTTGCATCGGCTATCGCTTACGACTTCCTGAAAACAGGTAAGGAAGACGAAGTTCACGGCAAGACGACAACGACTAAAGAAGTACTTGCTTCAAAATAA
- a CDS encoding twin-arginine translocase TatA/TatE family subunit encodes MELSIGEMALIAVAIVVLFGPDKLPQIARDLGAGVRKMRGAVEDIKTEIMKETDNPVSEIKREIEKVKDAAKDYNPMNDVQKETLTEPQASNELPKPKPSDDETYEGPVSR; translated from the coding sequence ATGGAATTAAGCATTGGAGAAATGGCACTGATTGCCGTGGCAATCGTTGTATTATTCGGACCGGACAAACTTCCTCAGATTGCACGCGACCTGGGCGCTGGCGTACGTAAAATGCGTGGTGCCGTGGAAGATATCAAAACAGAAATCATGAAAGAAACAGATAATCCTGTTTCCGAAATCAAGCGTGAAATTGAGAAAGTAAAGGATGCGGCAAAAGATTACAACCCGATGAATGATGTTCAGAAGGAAACCCTTACCGAGCCGCAGGCATCCAATGAACTTCCGAAACCCAAGCCTTCTGACGACGAAACCTATGAAGGACCTGTAAGCAGATAG
- a CDS encoding phosphatase PAP2 family protein: protein MEELVLEDKKVFLFLNNLGDSRFDQFWMLISSTWIWVPLYIIFFYFLFKNYKLRSLVFILIFVAIGVTVSDQLAGVFKHGVERLRPCHDPSLEHVMRIVKCGGQFGFYSSHASNTFFLATYLTILLGRKLRWFPYVLFVWAVVVSYSRIYLGVHFPGDILVGAFAGSVLGIIFGTLAKKVIIKQSVAL, encoded by the coding sequence ATGGAGGAGCTTGTTCTGGAAGATAAAAAAGTCTTTCTGTTTCTCAATAATTTGGGAGACTCCCGTTTCGACCAGTTCTGGATGTTGATTTCCAGTACGTGGATTTGGGTTCCGCTGTATATTATTTTCTTTTATTTTTTATTTAAAAACTATAAGCTGCGGTCTTTGGTTTTTATCCTGATTTTCGTCGCCATCGGGGTTACGGTTTCCGACCAGCTGGCGGGTGTTTTCAAGCACGGTGTCGAAAGACTTCGTCCGTGTCATGATCCGAGTCTGGAGCATGTCATGAGAATCGTGAAATGCGGCGGACAGTTCGGCTTTTATTCTTCCCATGCTTCCAATACCTTTTTCCTGGCGACTTACCTTACTATTTTATTGGGGCGTAAGCTCAGATGGTTTCCTTATGTGCTGTTTGTATGGGCGGTGGTCGTTTCTTACAGCAGGATTTATTTGGGCGTGCATTTTCCGGGAGATATTCTGGTAGGCGCATTCGCGGGATCTGTTCTTGGAATCATCTTCGGTACGCTTGCGAAAAAAGTAATCATCAAGCAGTCAGTCGCTTTATAA
- a CDS encoding PQQ-dependent sugar dehydrogenase has product MKKLLFYASLFSSCMFNAQSITLEEFATGFTAPVEMVHANDSRMFVVQQNGIIKILQANGTVNSTNFLNISSKITYGGERGLLGLAFHPQYPTNGYFFVYYNDTSGNITVARYTRSTTNPDLADPSTEKIILNVPKPFDNHNGGSIHFAPDGYLWVVTGDGGSGGDPNNNAQNKNSLLGKLLRLDINSTGAYNIPAGNPFVGIDGADEVWAYGLRNAWKFNFDTASGNVMIADVGQGQIEEINRMPLTQAGINYGWRCYEGNNSYNTTGCAAQSTMTFPVAAYDHSGGKCSITGGYVYRGTQYPALQGRYFFADYCSTQIGSLNPDDSITWSAASTGNNFSTFGINNQNELFVAALNGKIFRLTTSVLGTQESDLSTSIKVYPNPASKAVFIEGLKDKNAHIEIINFEGRRVLEQGKIESDNSINISGIPAGVYFININSGNLKSYSKKLIIK; this is encoded by the coding sequence ATGAAAAAACTACTTTTTTATGCAAGTCTTTTTTCTTCCTGTATGTTTAATGCCCAGAGCATTACACTGGAAGAATTTGCGACCGGGTTTACCGCGCCCGTAGAAATGGTACATGCGAACGACAGCCGCATGTTTGTAGTACAGCAAAACGGAATCATTAAAATCTTACAAGCCAATGGAACAGTAAATTCTACTAATTTTTTAAACATCAGCTCTAAAATCACTTATGGAGGAGAAAGAGGCCTTCTCGGACTGGCATTTCACCCGCAATACCCTACGAACGGGTATTTTTTTGTTTATTACAACGACACTAGCGGAAACATTACGGTAGCCCGGTACACCAGAAGCACGACTAATCCGGATCTGGCAGATCCTTCAACGGAAAAGATCATCCTGAACGTACCGAAGCCTTTCGATAACCACAATGGCGGAAGTATCCACTTTGCACCCGACGGCTATCTCTGGGTAGTGACCGGTGACGGAGGAAGCGGCGGAGATCCGAACAATAATGCCCAGAACAAAAATTCCCTGTTGGGTAAACTGTTAAGGCTGGACATCAATTCCACCGGCGCTTATAATATTCCGGCGGGAAATCCTTTTGTGGGAATCGACGGAGCTGATGAAGTCTGGGCCTACGGGTTACGGAATGCCTGGAAATTTAATTTTGATACCGCTTCCGGCAATGTCATGATTGCAGATGTCGGCCAGGGCCAGATTGAAGAAATCAACCGGATGCCTTTAACCCAGGCGGGAATCAATTACGGCTGGAGATGCTATGAAGGCAATAATTCCTATAATACGACAGGTTGTGCTGCCCAATCGACAATGACATTTCCTGTGGCGGCTTACGATCATTCAGGCGGAAAATGTTCTATTACCGGAGGATATGTTTACCGCGGAACCCAATATCCGGCTTTGCAGGGTAGGTATTTCTTCGCCGATTACTGTTCCACCCAGATCGGAAGCCTCAATCCGGATGATTCCATTACGTGGAGCGCTGCTTCTACCGGAAATAATTTTTCCACTTTCGGAATAAATAATCAGAATGAACTTTTTGTAGCTGCCCTGAACGGAAAAATCTTCAGGCTGACGACTTCAGTATTAGGCACTCAGGAAAGTGATCTTTCAACCTCAATAAAGGTCTATCCTAATCCGGCTTCAAAAGCCGTTTTCATTGAAGGACTAAAGGATAAAAATGCCCATATTGAGATCATCAACTTCGAAGGCAGAAGAGTATTGGAGCAGGGAAAGATCGAAAGTGACAACAGCATCAATATTTCAGGAATTCCGGCGGGCGTTTACTTCATCAATATCAATTCAGGAAATCTAAAATCGTACAGTAAAAAATTAATTATCAAATAA
- the hemN gene encoding oxygen-independent coproporphyrinogen III oxidase, with the protein MNSLIDKYNIPGPRYTSYPTVPYWDENSFSPELWKQSVIRTFKESNADEGISIYIHLPFCEALCTFCACHKRITKQHSVEIPYLESVLKEWQLYLRMFNEKPKLKELHLGGGTPTFFSPQNLKALLQGIFETVEIAEDQEFSFEGHPNNTTREHLQTLYDLGFRRVSFGVQDYDPKVQKAINRIQTFEKVKEVTEWAKEIGYRGISHDLVFGLPHQTWEAMENTIRKTMELKPDRLAFYSYAHVPWIKGVGQRGFDENDLPSGEEKRRLYEDGKKLLEELGYIEVGMDHFSLEHDDLYQSLIQKKLHRNFMGYTSSKTQLMVGLGMSAISDSWYAFAQNVKTVEEYQKMVEEGEIPVVKGHILSEEDLTMRRHILNLMCQLETTFDAQNSFPELQNAFEMLEEMEKDELVEINGRHIQITEKGRAFTRNVAMVFDLRMMRNKPETRIFSMTI; encoded by the coding sequence ATGAATTCTTTAATAGATAAATATAATATTCCCGGTCCGCGTTACACCTCTTATCCTACCGTTCCTTATTGGGATGAAAATTCTTTCTCTCCGGAACTTTGGAAGCAGAGCGTGATCAGGACTTTCAAGGAGTCGAATGCAGATGAAGGGATCTCTATTTATATTCACCTGCCTTTCTGTGAGGCTTTATGTACGTTCTGTGCCTGTCACAAGCGGATCACGAAGCAGCACAGTGTGGAAATTCCGTATCTGGAAAGCGTGCTGAAAGAATGGCAGCTGTATCTTCGGATGTTTAATGAAAAACCGAAGCTGAAAGAATTGCACCTTGGCGGCGGAACGCCTACCTTCTTTTCTCCGCAGAATTTAAAAGCTCTTTTACAGGGGATTTTTGAAACGGTGGAGATTGCGGAAGATCAGGAATTTTCTTTTGAAGGACACCCGAATAACACCACCCGCGAACATCTTCAGACTCTATACGACTTAGGATTCAGAAGGGTAAGCTTCGGGGTTCAGGATTACGACCCTAAAGTACAGAAAGCCATCAACCGGATCCAGACTTTCGAAAAGGTAAAGGAAGTAACCGAATGGGCTAAAGAAATCGGGTATCGCGGAATCAGTCATGATTTGGTATTTGGACTGCCACACCAGACCTGGGAAGCGATGGAAAACACCATCCGCAAAACCATGGAACTGAAACCCGACCGTCTGGCTTTCTATTCTTATGCACACGTTCCCTGGATAAAAGGGGTAGGACAGAGAGGTTTTGATGAAAACGACCTTCCAAGCGGTGAAGAAAAACGCCGGCTGTATGAAGACGGCAAAAAGTTGCTGGAAGAGTTGGGCTATATCGAAGTCGGGATGGACCACTTCTCCCTGGAGCATGATGATTTGTACCAGTCTCTGATCCAAAAAAAGCTGCATAGAAACTTCATGGGATATACCTCAAGCAAAACGCAGCTGATGGTTGGCTTGGGAATGTCGGCAATCTCGGATTCATGGTATGCTTTTGCACAGAATGTAAAAACCGTAGAAGAATATCAGAAGATGGTGGAAGAAGGCGAAATCCCGGTGGTAAAAGGTCACATTTTAAGTGAGGAAGACCTTACCATGAGAAGGCATATTCTGAATCTGATGTGTCAGCTGGAAACCACTTTTGATGCGCAGAATTCTTTTCCTGAACTGCAGAACGCTTTTGAAATGCTTGAAGAAATGGAAAAGGACGAGTTGGTGGAAATCAACGGGCGTCATATCCAGATTACTGAAAAGGGAAGGGCTTTTACAAGAAACGTAGCGATGGTTTTCGATCTCAGGATGATGAGAAACAAGCCGGAAACCCGGATTTTCTCAATGACGATCTAG